In Hoeflea ulvae, one genomic interval encodes:
- a CDS encoding ATP-binding cassette domain-containing protein: MPVKISARNIYKNYGAVEALRGVSVDVHEGEIHAICGDNGAGKSTLIKILAGVEQPDRGEIMIDGEPKRFDSPSASLRAGLATIHQDLAVAPEMSIYQNIFMGAELTRSVLGLRLLDKARMRREAVGYMSQLNGAITNMNSKVNALSGGQRQAVAICRALRWNANVVILDEPTAALGVRETEQVLGLIRSLKANGKTVILISHAMKDIAAVADRISILRIGENQITLTGGDLTADALSHYILSGEASRVH; this comes from the coding sequence ATGCCGGTCAAGATTTCGGCCCGCAACATCTACAAGAACTACGGCGCAGTCGAAGCCCTGCGCGGTGTGAGCGTTGATGTGCATGAAGGCGAGATCCACGCGATCTGCGGCGACAACGGAGCCGGCAAATCCACCCTGATCAAGATACTGGCCGGGGTGGAACAGCCGGACCGGGGCGAGATCATGATTGATGGCGAACCAAAACGCTTCGATTCCCCCAGCGCGTCCTTGCGGGCCGGGCTGGCCACGATCCATCAGGATCTTGCCGTCGCGCCGGAGATGTCGATCTACCAGAACATCTTCATGGGGGCGGAGCTCACCCGCAGCGTGCTGGGTCTTCGGCTTCTCGACAAGGCCCGGATGCGGCGCGAGGCGGTTGGATACATGTCCCAGCTCAACGGGGCGATCACCAACATGAACAGCAAGGTCAATGCGCTGTCGGGCGGACAGCGGCAGGCCGTCGCCATCTGCCGGGCGCTGCGCTGGAACGCCAATGTCGTGATACTGGACGAACCGACGGCTGCGCTCGGGGTTCGCGAGACCGAACAGGTGCTCGGCCTCATTCGCTCGCTCAAGGCCAATGGCAAGACCGTCATCCTGATCAGCCACGCGATGAAGGATATTGCGGCGGTGGCCGACCGGATCTCGATTCTGCGGATCGGCGAAAACCAGATCACCCTGACGGGCGGCGACCTGACCGCCGATGCCCTTTCCCACTATATTCTGAGCGGCGAAGCAAGCCGGGTTCATTGA
- a CDS encoding ABC transporter permease: MSLKSFIEVYGTFVAGITLFVFLLIFANNFASTANLLNVLKQVSFLSILAIGFTFALITSELDLSFANVCSLAAVVIGSLISTDTAWPAAVAAGIGVGIAAGLLNGLLVTVLKVPSLISTLGTASVANGLAFMITGGVAFVGRWDPNFLFLGRGKIGPVPVIILITVVLFFIALILSTQTRTGVHLQATGENEEAARRSGINTRNCKILGLTLSGLAAGLTAVFLVANLSSAAPQMAGDFLLNGIAATLLGMTMFTPAKPNILGTFVGALIIVCLSNGLILLGAQYYIQDIMLGIIIIVSVAVSASVLKRAAFAL, translated from the coding sequence GTGAGCCTCAAGTCATTCATCGAAGTCTACGGGACCTTTGTTGCCGGCATCACATTGTTCGTGTTTCTGCTGATCTTCGCGAACAATTTCGCCTCGACGGCCAATCTTCTCAATGTGCTCAAGCAGGTCAGCTTCCTGTCGATCCTTGCCATCGGCTTCACCTTCGCGCTGATCACCTCCGAGCTCGATCTGTCCTTTGCCAATGTCTGCAGTCTGGCGGCGGTGGTGATCGGCAGCCTGATCTCGACGGATACCGCCTGGCCGGCGGCCGTGGCTGCGGGCATCGGTGTGGGCATTGCCGCGGGCTTGCTCAACGGCTTGCTGGTCACCGTCCTGAAGGTGCCTTCGCTGATCTCCACGCTCGGCACGGCGTCGGTGGCCAACGGGCTGGCGTTCATGATCACCGGCGGCGTGGCCTTTGTCGGGCGCTGGGATCCGAACTTCCTGTTCCTGGGCCGCGGCAAGATCGGGCCTGTGCCGGTGATCATTCTCATCACGGTGGTCCTGTTCTTCATTGCCCTCATCCTGTCGACCCAGACGCGGACAGGCGTGCATCTGCAGGCCACCGGCGAGAACGAGGAAGCCGCCCGCCGGTCGGGGATCAACACCCGCAATTGCAAGATCCTCGGGCTGACCCTGTCCGGGCTCGCCGCCGGGCTGACAGCGGTGTTTCTCGTCGCCAACCTGTCCTCGGCAGCACCCCAGATGGCCGGAGACTTCCTGCTCAACGGCATTGCCGCCACCCTTCTCGGCATGACCATGTTCACGCCCGCCAAACCCAACATACTGGGCACCTTCGTCGGCGCGCTGATCATCGTCTGCCTGTCCAACGGCCTGATTCTGCTGGGTGCGCAATATTACATCCAGGACATCATGCTCGGCATCATCATCATCGTATCGGTCGCTGTTTCGGCCTCGGTTCTGAAGAGAGCCGCATTCGCTCTGTAA
- a CDS encoding sugar ABC transporter substrate-binding protein, producing the protein MKTWKTLIAAAGIAGVTLGAGQASAFELGVVAFQMSAETQARCANTVGEEAAKLGWEAQVLNSNGALETHASQLDNLIQKGVDGLILCMSKPVQFDAQFEAAKSAGIPVITISSGASPHTLFDVTPNEYIMAAEAAIYLLGTINYEGNVLLQRFESNTGARIRGSILDAVLVENPTVKIVGEHSMARTKSWQDDVRNGMSALILQNAGNFDGVWASFDGQALIIDDLLKESGLNKGDVSLVSIDGGQEVYRRIKDPESMMTATIAIPFENMAKSAVTMMNQIAVEGKAKEELVPGPYLFIPATLVDKSNVDEFLK; encoded by the coding sequence ATGAAAACGTGGAAGACACTCATCGCAGCCGCCGGCATTGCCGGCGTCACACTGGGCGCCGGACAGGCGTCCGCCTTCGAACTCGGCGTCGTGGCATTCCAGATGTCGGCGGAAACCCAGGCGCGCTGCGCCAACACGGTGGGCGAGGAAGCCGCCAAGCTGGGTTGGGAAGCCCAGGTTCTCAATTCCAACGGGGCGCTCGAGACCCATGCCTCGCAGCTCGACAACCTCATCCAGAAAGGTGTCGACGGCCTGATCCTGTGCATGTCGAAACCGGTTCAGTTCGACGCGCAGTTCGAAGCTGCCAAGAGTGCCGGCATCCCGGTCATCACCATCTCGAGCGGAGCAAGCCCGCATACGCTGTTCGATGTCACGCCGAACGAATACATCATGGCAGCCGAGGCGGCGATCTATCTGCTGGGCACCATCAATTACGAAGGCAATGTGCTTCTGCAGCGGTTTGAATCCAACACCGGTGCGCGCATTCGCGGCAGCATTCTCGACGCCGTTCTGGTGGAAAACCCGACGGTCAAGATTGTCGGCGAGCATTCCATGGCCCGTACCAAGAGCTGGCAGGACGATGTCCGCAACGGCATGAGCGCATTGATCCTGCAGAACGCCGGGAATTTCGACGGTGTGTGGGCGTCCTTTGACGGCCAGGCGCTGATCATAGACGATCTGCTCAAGGAGAGCGGATTGAACAAGGGCGACGTATCGCTGGTTTCCATCGACGGCGGACAGGAAGTCTATCGCCGGATCAAGGATCCCGAATCGATGATGACAGCAACCATTGCGATCCCGTTCGAGAACATGGCCAAGTCGGCCGTGACGATGATGAACCAGATCGCGGTCGAGGGCAAAGCCAAGGAAGAGCTGGTGCCTGGTCCGTATCTCTTCATTCCCGCGACACTGGTCGACAAGTCCAATGTTGACGAGTTCCTGAAGTAG